The Centroberyx gerrardi isolate f3 chromosome 8, fCenGer3.hap1.cur.20231027, whole genome shotgun sequence genomic sequence TGCATAAGCCATTTGGAGAAATATGAGaagtgaggaggaagatggaaggggggtggggaaaaaaaagcaacaggATAAAACCAGATACAAAAACTTTAGATTTATTGAACTTGAAAATAGCCTTAAATTCCACTTAAACATTCATTATAATAAGTAAATACCTACATTACACTGAAAATATCACCAACCACATATAAAACCATGGGTACAGAGGATCagttcaaacaaaaaaaaagcagctcaacagctaacaaaacaaaagtattAAAGAGGAACCTTCCGACTTAACACAAAGAGCAAAGCCCATGCACACGAGAATTATTCATTGTTAGTTGTTAGAAATGCTGGTTTATCGAGACGTGACGCTTTAGCTTCTGCCATTTCTGCAGGTTTGCTTGCCAACGAGTATGCTTTGCATTCGGTGGTCCTCTTCTTTGCCGTGGGGAGGGGGCAAATTATCAACATGATATGAAACGAACATCTCGGAGCCCTGTTATTTCACcgatattaaaaaaacaaaaacaaaaaaacatgcacaaatCTTCCAAGCCACCCCGAGCAAACCTCCATATGATGTAAAAAGGATGGAAGAGTAGCACAAGCACCAGTAGGCACACAGCCTGAGGAGatgtctcttgtctctctggCACACGTTCAACAGCGCTCTGTTCTGGCCTTCGGCTCCTACTGAAAAAAGCAAAGCCTGACAGACTGACGGTCAGACGAATCAGATGAATGCTTCTTCTACCTTCTGGCGTTGCATCAAATCAGTTGCAGGAGAAGAAGACCttttgaagggggggggggggggggttacggCGTCTAGAGCTGTCAGGCCAAGTCAGCGGGCCGTACACAGAGAAACACGGAGTAGTCAGCAGGATGTGATCAACGTCAGTTCAAGTGTAGGCACTCACGGCTCTTCAACAGTGCACAGCGACAGCAGTCGGGAGGAAAAAAAGTGAATCGGTATCGCACCAGAAAAGAGAGTTTCCTCCCAAAGCCAGGTTGACCTTGTGagttccttttttttgtttgtttgttttgtgagaTCTGGCTTGCATGTTTACAATAGAGTTGTTTCAGCTCAACATCGCTAACATGAAAAGTATTCCGCCCATCCGCACGCAGCTTGCACGACCGCCGTAGATAGCTTCCTCACAAGCAGATATGATGGGGAAATGCGGTCGATTATCTCACTAAATGTTGCATTtacatagaaagaaaaaaaaaaagactgtagCAAAAGACATTGAACAGGGAGTGACATGGGGAGTCTTTGGTGCTCAGTCAATGTGACAGGAAATTGAACAGATCCAAATTTATGACATCCAGACAGTTGTTGGCATAATTTCCAATCCCAACTGAGGATGTGAAAGACAATAGATGTCGTAAGGAGCGTTGCATTACAACatgaacacatggagaacaacACAGAGAAGAAATGTACTGTATGGCTATACATAAATCCTTCATTTTAGGCGAGTCTCTAAAGGCCTAGGTTAGTTTTTTACAATAACTTAGGAGTGTTTAACACCACTAGCCCTCTCCTTCAACACCTCTTCCACTTAACCATCTGCCCTGAGAGGGACCGGATAGAACCATCGGCCATCTTGAACTAGGCAGGTCTGCACACTCTTTAGACACATCCACGCATTGAAGAAGAGATACACTAACCAAAGCCCTTCTGTACACAGAACAATGTTAATCAGTCTATCCTGGCAATTATTAACGTAACTCCATTAGTACTCTATAGTAAAATGTTACTGAAattcaaatatttctatgtACCTTGTGGATTTTCTTTTAATCAGAAACAGCAGAGATGCAGTTTTGCCTGAACATAATGTGGAAAATGATATTTCCATCAAAACTGCACAGTAATTAAGGTCTCTCTTTGCTTGCATATAGTTTACCAGTCAATTACTAAGCTGCAGcaggaaaatagaaaatgacTAATTCAACCCATTTTGGAATGACTCTAATCTTCCTTAAAAACAACAGCATAGTCGGATAAACATGACTGGAGGGAAGTGAGAGACTGAAAACTAATGGGCATGCAGAGCTGAGGGCGCTGCCTGAAGACGAAAAGTGCAGATAAATGGCGAGTCCCAGGCCAGTGACCCATAGACTGACTCTTGTTTCACTACAGCCTGCTGTAAGCCCTTCCACTGAAGGGATTCAGGCCTGCAGAGTCAAGACCGGTCTAGTCACGTCCTTTTTGTGGGGAGTGTTGACAGGAGCGTTGTAGAGAGGTGAGCACAAATCCACAGAGATTATTGAAGATCCGTTTCAGCTGAACGTGACCAGACCAGCCGGTGCGGGTCCGCCTTCTTGTACTGCGATTGGTCAAATTCCAAGAAGGCCGACGACATGGAAGATAGTTCCCAGAGGAGTTCCAGTAGTGAAAagtccacaacacacactgcgTCCTCTGAGTGgcaactgattttattttattttttactgcaTGATGAAGCCGGGCTGCGGGGTCATACGAGGCGGGGGCCTCTGGGGCAGAGCGGGGGGGTACTGAGATAGGAAGGGGTTGGAGTAGCCGGAGGTGACGTTGGGGAAGTGCTGGCCCGCTCTGGGAGGAATGGGAGGGTACGGAGCTGCCGCGTAGAAGACGGGAGGCTGGGAGGGGACAGCTGGAGCTGGGTTTAGAGTCGGGACCGGCTGGGATGGAGGCGGTGGGGGTTTCCTCCTGGGCTGAGCGAGGGGGGAGGAGCCGTCGCCGGCCTcggtgaggagggaggatgaaggTCTGGCTGCCGCCGACACGTCCTGAGATCGGGAGGTGGACACCGGCATCTGGGGGAGCCGCTGGCCCTTCAGCACCATCTCCTGCAGCTTCTCGATCTTCACCCTCCTCAGGTGGGCCAGCTTCCTCTGGCTGTGGTAGGCGTCGATGAACGTATCCAGGGTCACGTCGCCGTCCAGGAACGAGTCAGCCATGTTCTGTGGATAGAGGTAAAGAGAATTGGGGCAGATTTAGAGAAAGCGCAGAGAACCCCCTTCTGATTCTAATTTAAACACCAAGTTGGGAGCCAACATGAGTCATGAAGATGGAAATAACAGACTGATGTCCAGGGaagatcacagaaaaacataatgccaaacaacaaacaaaatatcattATATGCAGATGATATTCTTCTGTATATAACAAAACCACAAACTACTATACCAACAATCTTAGAAAAAATTAACCTATTTGGTACATTTTCAGGATACAGAATTAATTGGAATAAAAGTATATTGATGCCAGTCCATTCTATCCCTCCAAATACCTTAGAACATTTTCCATTTAAGATATCCACACGCAAATTCACTTATCTAGGGATTGAGGTTACGAAACATCACTCCTCTCTTTTCCAGGCCAACTTCCAACCCCTAGTAGATAAATTACAAAGTAAAATCCAATTCTGGAAAACTCTCCCTATCTCCCTACTCGGCAGAGTGAACTCCATTAAGATGATCTTCTTACCTCAAGTATTATACCTACTTCGAAACATCCCTATTTTTCTGACAAAGGCATTCTTTAAGAGATTAGACTCAATAATAATACCTTTCTTATGGAATTAAAAAACTCATAGAATAAGTAGAAAACATCTCTACAAACCCAAATCTAAAGGAGGACTAGCTCTTCCAAATTTCATGCTATACTACTGGGCTTCTGCCATTCAGTCCTTTGCTTTTTGGCTAGATACCTCAATCTCTCCACCTAATTGGTTAAAAATAGAACAGGAAGACTGTCATCCCTATTCCATAGGTGCTATACTCCTAGCTCCCACTCCAATCGTTAAATCAATCTACAATTATAATCCAATCATATGCAACCTAACACGTAtatggaaacaaattaaatctcATTTCGGTCTTAAACCTATATCTCTCGATCTACCCATCGCAAAAAATCCCACATTCATCCCATCCAATTTAGATAAAACCTTCTGCACATGGAGTAACTCAGGAATCTATAGTGTCCAAGATCTATATATTGAGGGTAAATTTGCCACCTTCGCACAACTACAAAGGAAATTTAACTTCCCAAACAGCAACTTTTTCAGATATTTACAAATTAGAGATTACAGACGAAAATATTTAATAGGATTTGAAATCGAAAGACAATCAACATTAGACAATTGCCTTAAAACGTCACCATATCAAGATAATTTCATCTCCTATCTATATGACACCCTATTATCAATAACCTCTCCATCTTCTGGAAGTTTtaagaccagctgggaaaatgaaataGGTATTCAAATACCAGATGACATATGGGAAGAAAGTCTCGAACACATACACGAATGCTCAAATAATGCAAGACACTGTCTTATACAATTTAAGATACTGCATAGACTCCATTACTCCAAGGTAaaaatacacagtatatatcCAAACGTATCACCCACGTGTGATAAATGTCATTCCTCAGAGGCAACTCTTTTTCATAGCTTCGTATCATGCCCCAAAGTTACATCTTTTTGGACTGATATCTTCAACATCTCAGAAATTAACACTCCATTAGAAGCAGAACCTTTACTGATTATTCTTGGTGTATCTGAAGCATTAAAAAGACTCACCACAGCCCAACAACAATTCCTCTCTTACTGCCTCATCACAGCAAAAAAATTATTACTTATGTCATGGAAAGAAACAACGGTTCCTACCTCCAAAATGTGGCTACATGATCTGACCAGTACATTACATTTGGAAAGGATAAGATATGTATTAAAGGGCAGACTCTCACAATATAATACGATCTGGCAACCCCTCATATCATACCTTGCACATAGAAGTTACTAAGTTGCAGCCTACACTTATACACTGtgtcatattttatttaatgagTAACTGGGTGAGTGAAGGGTAGAGGACAAGGAAACGGGGAAGGCTTGGGAAGATAGGGAAGGCTACGGGGAAGATAAAGGTCACCTATtactttttggtttgtttgtttttgatattGTTACAAATCTCAAGAAACAATCCCATATTTTTTGTATCATATGTTTTGTATCTGTGAAGATACGtaaatataattttataatttttttcatATAAGTGAAAATGAGCATTGAcacaataatatactgtatgtataagaTTCTTTGgctcaataaaaaatatttgaaatatagAAAAACATAATGCCAGCCGGCTGGATGAAACATTCGACAGAGTAAAAGGAACTTGTTTTTGAGGAAAACACAAGGGTGTGACTATGGAAAGAGTTtacatttaaaacacaaaaagtttACATTTAAACTCAAGctcttatgctgcattcacgcCATATGGGAATAACCGTTGGAGCAACTTGACGGCTCAAAGCAACACCTTGGAAGTCTTCACACCGTTTGAACCCATCAAGATGCCATGATTGAAGTTTTTTGAAGATAGTTTCCTTGTTGGTGACGCCAAAATCAGGGTAAGAGAAATCAGGGTTCATTGTCAAACCAAGTAGTTCCTATGCAGCATTTCCCATTTGACGTGAATACAGCATTATCCAAAGCCACTTATGAATGGGCAACTTAGGGGGGGGTCAGTGTCATGCTCAAgaacactttgacaggacatgGAGCTGTtgcggggatcgaacctgtgacctttaaGTTATATGATGGTATGTCTAACCACTATTCCACCCTGCCGCCCCCATGTCATCCAACAAGAGAGTCTAACATTTAAATAATGAAGCATCTGTTGACATAAACGACAGGAAAGGCAGGTATATGAATTACTGACTCATGTCACCGGGGGATACATGAGGTCATCCATGGAAAGATGGCAGTAAAATGTTTACCTCGGTCTCCTCTTCTATCTTGGCTCCCTCTGCCTGCAGTAGGGCCAGCAAAGTGTCCAGGGAGGTGTTTCCTGACTTGTGGTCTGTGAACAAGAAAGAAGAACAACACAAATGCTATTATTTTGGGGCGAGCCACACCTCAATCAAGTAAAGAAGTACCAAGTGTTTTTGGCAATCAGACTCTGATCAACATTGTACCAAGGAACTGGGAGCAGACACACCTATGCTCAGTAGTCAGTGTGCTGTGGTGCTTTTGAGATGATGCAAACATCACACACTAAGCAAATGCTGGACATATGTGAAATTGGTTACAGTCCATTCAAAACGGTAAGGCTGGGATCACACTTAATGAAGTTAATATATTCATGCGTTAATAATGCATGcataaactaaaactaactGTGTTTTGCTAGCTCTGCATAAAGTGtttgtgatgaaaacattttgtcagcgAATCAGAGGTGTAACGAAAATGTCTATGTCTAAACAGACTCATCTCATTACACTCCACACACAGCTTGCAGCAACACAGATGCATTACAGATTAAGAGTGATCCCAGCCTAAGTTGTTTACTGTTTATTTCCTtatctctgtaaagcactttggaactttgttttgaaaagcactatataaataaagttattattgttattataatcgAGGAGGTTATTTGCCAGCAAGTTTAAATTAAGCTCAAATGAAGTGTGTTGGCAATAATGGGTTTAATGAGCCTGTCTCACAAAGCTGGGACGGCCTATGTGAAATCTGCCAGTCAAGGTCCTGTGACTGGCACTTCCTAACCGTCATAACGTCGCTCTGTTTGCTGTGAGCTAGCAAGGCCTCTGTGAGTCAACTGAAACTGACTTGGCGTCTCTAAGGAGGAAgcctgttttgtttgtgttcctgAGCAGGGCTGAAAGTCAACACCAGCTGGAGCTGGgattacttacacacacacacacacacacacacacacacacacacacacacacacactggcaataCGGCCAACGGTGCATAAAGTAAGTTTGTGATCTCCGCTGTGCCATTGTCCATTCACCTACATTCCACCAGGCCTACACACAATACAGCGAGTCCTAAATTATAGGAGACACCTAATCTAGTCTAACCTGATGTGCTATTCTAGGCTTCCTCCTGTGCATGGCAACCGCGTGTACAAAAATGTACAAACTAATTTCTGCagaacaagtgtgtgtgagtgtaatcTGGGTTAGGGTTGAACCGGTATCCAGGTTTTTGAAAGCAGACAGACACCAACATTTCTAGGCTGAAGCTACCGGTAACTTTCAAGGAttctgtgtttcctccagaatgttattcttgtcagggtggaaaagcctcagaaacaacatttaaaccatcatgggacactagaACTCTCCACTGTAACCCATACTAGTGAAATTCTgtcaggtgggttagcagctccttaaggcagggtgaggcaggtttcactgcagattttacagactgttgagtaaaatcttcccacaccacactggaatgatttctctggtcagacatctgacctaaaataataatagaagCATATTCCCTAGCTGTgatcatatcagaagtggagaacactgactggccgatatcagATGTTTTTTAATCGTATCAGCCCTTCCCTCAAAGACGTCAGCACTTAACTCCCTGTTGTCCTCCTCACTGGCCAACAATACAAGACCAGTTCTAGGCAGCTCTCTGGTGTCAATGTTTGGTTATGTAAGCAACTCTCCCTCCCCACTGCTGTTACCGTAAACACGACTGTTGTTacaacttgcctggttaaataagggttaaaaaaaaaaaaggtggatgAGTGAGTGTACGGGATTGAGAAaggcaagaaagcaagaaagcaagaaaaaacaGGGTCACAAAGGGCCGGCTAGGctaccttgtcctcctccctcctcccagtcTGGGTCGAGATGAAAAGGGGCTTAATTTAACCAGCTTTGCCCCAGCATGACTCAAGGCATTTCACAGCTGTCTGAACCTGTGCACCCGCTCCATAGGGAATTGCCACTACACTGAATGACAAAGAGGACTACTGGCCGTTACTGGCTGTTTACTAGCCACCACCAGACCTCTCACAGCCACATCAAAGGAAATCATAGGTGCTGTTGAGAAGAATTTTCAGGCTGCTTGTGTGACAAACAATTCAAGGACCACAGTGGAAATGCCATGTGACTTGATGGTGTTGGTGTGCTGATTCTTAATTTAGCAATAAATTCTAATGACTCAGTCATCAGGAGGAAATGGGAGGGGGAACGATCACTGGATTTGCATTGTGCCAGATTTTACTGACAGAGTGTAAATTGAATAAACCTTCAGATAGACAGGGGCTCCACTCTTGGCACAAAGCCTTTTTTCCAGGGTGAATTCCCATTCCTTTCTGTCCAGCCCTCTCTCCCATAACAAGGCAGACTCTCAGGCATATCAGCAGCACTCCTCCACACAAAGCTGTGATTCTCTGGCTCAGCGGACAGCCTGGCGAGCCCAGAACACACAGTCTGGGCCTGGGGATCATGAGACAGCCATTTAGTAAATGAATCCGCGTCGGCCTCTGCTGTGAATCTGAGGGGGAGTTTTGGCCTGCCTGCcggcctttctctctcccacccgccctccttccctccctgccagTCCCATCATCCACCACTCCCTCCCACCCATCGTGGTTGTTTTACCCCGGCCTGCCCAGCAGCACAATGGCCCACTGTGGACTGCCGTTCTCGGGGCGGGAGAGGTGGtggcggcggtggtggtggtgtgggggGGTCTAACTGTATGCAGACGAAACATGGCACACTATGTGGAGTCGGCGTGGACCGGGCCTTTCATCTGGGTCAAATGGCTGAGTTGCTCTCAGCTCGGAGCATCCCTGTCCTTCCCCAGCTGCATTACAGCAAATCCACAACTAGGACAGCTAGCGCATGGAGTGGGGGGGCACTGGGTAACCTACATTTGACAAAAGCCATCTCTCGCTGTCAACAAACAAAACCACTGGCAGATTCATAGAGTAAAGGAGGCaaatatacacataaacacccTTCAAATTTTTTAGTCGTTATTGCCTTGCGGCTTGAAATGAATAGGCTACACCTTAAATCAGACTGACTCAGTTTGGGATATAGTAACCAGCAAAATCATggtaaaaacaaggctgttcgtGTCTAACAATGTATTCCAAATGGAAAAGTAAATCACCTTGGTTGCATAAGTGTGTACACCTTACAGTTAATATTTCATAGAAACACCTTGTGCTTTGATAACAGCTGTAAGACTATTTGGATAAGCCTCTGCAAACTTTGTTTTCAATCAaggcctcaaggcaataaaaactagaaCATTTGAAAGGGTGTATAGACTTTGACATCCACtgtatgcatatactgtatagcacatagcttttaaaaacagagaCTGGATGCCTTGCAGGGAGGAAGGCAAAGTCAAACTTTTATCAGCATAGCAGAAGCCAGGACAAAGAGTAGGGAATTGTTGGCATGCTATTTTGAGTGGGCTGCTTGGCAACCGTTGCGTCAACCAAGGTCACAAGTATCGTCACTCTGTCTTGCTCACAGACTGCAAAGTGCTGTGAAGGTGTGTCAGTAAGGAGTAATACAGCCCTCTCAGTCTTTATAAGACACCGCAGAGGGGATCTAATTCAGATCTGGAACCTGCTCAACACTGGCAGTTATAGCGACTCCTGCAGCAACATGATAGGGGCCTCTATCGATATGGCTGGCTATGGCTACTGATGGGAAATCTGGAAACTGGTGAAACTGGTCTGATCTGTGTGTCATGTCGAAGAAGAACAGACaatggggtaaaaaaaaaaaaaaaacattacgtAACATCCTAGCTTCCCATGACGGTAACTGACTGTATGGAAAAGTTCAAAGCACACACCgtctttttatgttttaaggAAGGATAATAATCAGAATCACTACATGTACAGGACACTGTCTTGGTAATAAAAGTATTATCATATTAGCTGTTCACAACAAGCCAGGAAAGTAGACTAGCCAGACTAGCCATCATATAAAACATAATTATATATCTTCAAAACCTCTCTTTGAGCAGAGGGACAAGGCAGGGATTCCCTCTATCCCCACTGTTATTTTCAGTAGCGATATTGATACCTAGGGTGGACTTGCGGAGCTGGTAGGCCTCGAAGCTCTCCTGAAGGCAGCTGTAGCGCTTGGTGAGCTGGTCCTTCTTGTGCTCCAGCCTGGGCTGGAGGGCCAGGTTAAGCTCTGCCAGGTTCCGGTTACTGGCCAGCGTCATCTCCTTGCTCTGCTGCACCTCCTGCATCtataacacaaaacacaggcGAGATGCTAATGTAAAGCTTAGGCTTTACTCTGGCTATAATAAAAAGACTCTCTCCATGATGCAACTTGATATGTAGACCAGGGACTCAGCACAGCACCACTGAACATCATTTAAGGAGGTTTTTGAAACAACTTGTCGTCTggtgaaataaatgaatgaacaaataaataaatgaattaataaatacaaaagCAGGCTCTTTTGTATCCCTATTGTGATTTTGGCCGGTTTATAGCGCAGTCCAACTGCAATGCATCATTTATAACCTGCCAATAATGTTATGCTATTTGGTTTGCTGTGTTATAGATTACCTTCTGCTTGTCCTCTCTTTTTACCTTCTGCTGCTCTGTCATTTGTTACCTCATCTGCTACTGTCATGCATATCCCCTTACCTCtgcattgcaaaaaaaatctccatctgaCCAAGTGATTTAATCGTGAATTGAGTtgtaaaatcttatttttactTGTCTTCAAGAGGTAAGTTCAGGTCAGTCTGTGAGCGTTGAGACATATCACTCCTCAATATCTGGACACTATCAAACTTCAGTGtacagaaaatcattttctacaaatcatgcaTGTTCTTTATTGAAAGGAAGAAAATGTTgcattattgtgaaaattagatggtaactatgaatcttcacacttTTAAGCTGTGAATTTTCACATAACTCCCACAATCCGGTTAACATATTTAGAAAGAACTAGGCTATTCATCATTGCCACAAATGCGCCGTGGGACTGTCTGCATTTgttctttaaacaagtgaagaaaatcTACTggtggggtgagataacttcTTGTTCTCAGTACTGTTTAACTTGCCTTACCTGCCTCAAAAGAAGATGTTGTCACTAGACAATTCTGCAAACAAGTAAAACCGCATTTGAAATAAGGGAAACCACCTCACGCACTTGGCAGATGTTTTTCAATTGTTTTAACAGAAATAAGCTCAATACAAGGTTAAACCAACTTTGTACAGATGGAATTTTTTGTACTGattcttattttatgttattttattttaatctaatCCCGATCCACTGCCCTTGAAGAGACGTTTAACCTATTGCAAGGCCATAACTGTAAATAGGAATTTGTTCTTATTAAgatacctggttaaataaataaaacacaaaagaaataaaacatgacCCCTTTCCCTTAAAGTGTGTTAGGGATATTGAAAATATGAGGGCATGTGGGTGACAACAGTAAAACATGGTAAGAACGACAAGCTACAATGTGAACAGTGTCCTATATGATGAGAAAATAACTCTCCTTCCTCTCAAATGACTCATTCCACTCACACCCAGCTAAAAGGTTCTTAATGCAAATATAGCAAGGAATCTGCAGGAACATGTAGGAAAGCTCTAAAAATACACTGGTGTAGCGTAGGTCTTTATAATTTCTAAAAGTGGGTCTGGTCTGTGGGTTGGATTGAATggggaaaacaacatttcataCAGGAAAAGCAGCTAAATGTGCCTATTACCACTGCGCTTTGCACCGTCATATCCTGAAGTGACCAGCCTCCCATTTGCAAGAGCCAATTCTCTCAGTCAGTGTGGCCCGCTGAAGAAGCAGACCTTTAAATAGCATCTATAACTGCAGGCTTGTTCTGTCAAACCAAACACATAATTGTTTGCTGGGGGAAATGCTGTCCGACGCGCCGCTCTCTCTACACCAGTTACAGTAACAGACAGGAGAACACTGAAATAATCACAGGAAATGTAGGTTAAGAGCCAATTTGGGTGGACCACAGACCTGAATTTAGGAGAGAGTGTGATAACCTACAATCAGATACAGGTTGGTGTAATGCAGGTCACGCACATAAAACATCTCAAGTTGGCTGCAGACTCTCTTCACAAGCTCTTCTGCTCAAACCGCAGTTGTGTTTCCGCCTCCCTTTCCTTCGTGTTGTAACCACAATCACAtctgattttaaaatgtttccaCAGCAACTGAGGAGAAATGTCTGACAACGGACAAAGCACTGGGAAGGTATAACCCAGCAGCATGAGGGTTAGAAAAGTGGACTTGTGAACAGAAGTTTACAGGTTTGAAACCCCGGACCGGCTGGTAAAATCTGAGCGGGACTGTCTGGAAAAATCAAgtgcccttaagcaaggcacttaacccccccAACAGCACCACTGGAACTGCTTGGTAGACTGTGGCTGCAATAGGCAGTTTCCAGTTGTGAATATGTGGAACTGTAAATGTGAAGTAGAGCATGCATCCTTGCATTAACAAAGGTTTCCAAAGAAAGGCAAGATGACTCCGCTAAATCTTAACTCACTTGAAAACGTATAATGGGAAGCTTAAATGAGCCAAAACATCATTGTATTGTAAAACTAGGTCACCTCCGAATCAAGATCATCCCTGGCTTTAGCTCACTGGAAATTCAATCATAACTGGGTGTGTGTTAGGGTTGAAGATGAAGGCCTGTAAACTGAAGAAATGATTGTGTTTATCATACCAAGACCTGTCTGGCAGCCCGGGCTTGCCTCATAAAAAACACAAGCCACAAACACAACAGATAAGTGCCATTTACTGAACAGCAGAGTGAGCAGCAAAGTGATATACATCTGCAGGCACGTCACATGTTTGAGCTAAAGTTTTGTGGTAAAAGAGGATCTATATGAATCTAAACAAATTCAGTGACATTTTCAATATCTTCTCCAAAAGCAAATAGGCTGTCGTTTGCATTATTCAAGGcaacac encodes the following:
- the vps37ba gene encoding VPS37B subunit of ESCRT-I a yields the protein MSSFSNTFTAYTMTQLNELLEDDEKLTKIVQEMEEMQEVQQSKEMTLASNRNLAELNLALQPRLEHKKDQLTKRYSCLQESFEAYQLRKSTLDHKSGNTSLDTLLALLQAEGAKIEEETENMADSFLDGDVTLDTFIDAYHSQRKLAHLRRVKIEKLQEMVLKGQRLPQMPVSTSRSQDVSAAARPSSSLLTEAGDGSSPLAQPRRKPPPPPSQPVPTLNPAPAVPSQPPVFYAAAPYPPIPPRAGQHFPNVTSGYSNPFLSQYPPALPQRPPPRMTPQPGFIMQ